In Halobacteriovorax sp. HLS, one DNA window encodes the following:
- a CDS encoding NAD(P)/FAD-dependent oxidoreductase, which translates to MKYDAIIIGAGMSGMAAAIRLAMFDKKVLLLEKHIISGGLNSYYTRAKKDFDVGLHALTNYMEKGEKKKPLSKLLKQLRIPYDELQLSPQRHSKILFPDKELKFTNDLNDFVDEIASKFPNQVDGFLALVNYINNFNETALNNEQVMAKDLVRKYITNEQLLEMIFCPLLIYGSAWENDMDFSQFAIMFKSIYIEGFSRPKGGVRTIINLLLDKLDSLGAEVRFRSEVKSIETKNGVVCGVHLKNGQYLETDKVISSMGYPETLSVVNTQQELPSPAVGKMTFTESILLLDKKPIDFGLDSTIIFYNDRPKYLYRNPTEFFDPASAVICLPNNFTHDDFDDGWIRITNMANFDIWNNYERGEYKAKKEDVYKNALKITKKIMPNWNEEVAFKDIFSPTTIKKYTSHFGGTVYGSTQKSRDGSTPINGLYLCGTDQGFLGIVGSMLSGISMANLYGLME; encoded by the coding sequence ATGAAATACGACGCAATTATTATCGGCGCAGGAATGAGTGGAATGGCAGCGGCCATTCGCCTGGCTATGTTTGACAAGAAAGTACTTCTACTTGAGAAACATATTATTAGTGGTGGACTCAACTCATACTACACGAGAGCGAAGAAGGATTTTGATGTAGGTCTTCACGCACTTACAAATTACATGGAAAAAGGTGAGAAGAAAAAACCCCTTTCCAAACTCCTCAAACAACTTCGCATACCCTATGATGAGTTACAACTATCTCCACAACGACACTCAAAAATACTCTTTCCAGATAAAGAGTTAAAATTTACAAATGACTTAAATGATTTTGTAGATGAAATCGCAAGTAAATTCCCTAATCAAGTAGATGGTTTCCTTGCTCTTGTAAATTACATTAATAACTTTAACGAGACGGCACTTAATAATGAACAAGTGATGGCCAAAGATCTTGTCAGAAAATATATAACTAATGAGCAATTACTAGAGATGATTTTTTGCCCATTACTGATCTACGGTTCGGCCTGGGAAAATGATATGGACTTTTCCCAGTTTGCGATTATGTTTAAGAGTATATATATAGAAGGTTTTTCAAGGCCAAAAGGTGGCGTAAGAACAATTATTAACCTTCTCCTAGATAAACTTGACTCCCTAGGTGCTGAAGTTCGTTTTAGATCCGAGGTAAAAAGTATAGAAACAAAGAACGGTGTCGTCTGTGGAGTCCACTTAAAGAATGGACAATATCTAGAAACTGATAAAGTCATCTCCTCAATGGGATATCCAGAAACTCTGAGTGTGGTAAACACACAACAAGAACTTCCAAGCCCAGCTGTAGGGAAGATGACCTTTACTGAATCTATTTTACTTTTAGATAAGAAACCTATTGATTTTGGTTTAGATAGTACTATTATTTTCTATAATGATAGACCAAAGTATCTCTATAGAAATCCAACAGAGTTCTTTGACCCTGCTTCAGCAGTTATATGTCTTCCGAATAACTTTACCCATGATGATTTTGATGATGGTTGGATAAGAATTACGAATATGGCAAACTTTGATATTTGGAATAACTATGAGCGCGGCGAATATAAAGCAAAGAAAGAAGATGTCTATAAAAATGCGCTAAAGATTACCAAGAAGATAATGCCAAATTGGAACGAAGAGGTCGCTTTTAAAGATATCTTCTCCCCTACTACTATAAAGAAATACACATCACACTTTGGTGGAACAGTTTATGGTTCTACACAAAAATCACGTGATGGCTCAACTCCTATAAATGGCCTCTACCTCTGTGGAACAGATCAAGGTTTTCTGGGAATCGTAGGCTCGATGCTTTCAGGAATCTCAATGGCAAATCTCTACGGATTAATGGAATAA
- a CDS encoding acyl carrier protein, protein MEKEQVRAHVLDIIADVALDDDVTTIDDGVALRDQLDLDSMDFLDIVMELKKRHKIEVPQEDYPQLASMNSCVEYLTPKFVAQM, encoded by the coding sequence ATGGAAAAAGAACAAGTAAGAGCGCACGTATTAGATATTATCGCAGATGTAGCATTAGATGATGATGTAACAACAATTGATGATGGAGTTGCTCTTAGAGACCAACTTGACTTAGACTCAATGGACTTCTTAGATATCGTAATGGAGCTTAAGAAGAGACATAAAATCGAAGTTCCTCAAGAAGACTACCCTCAACTAGCTAGTATGAATAGCTGTGTTGAGTACTTAACACCTAAGTTTGTAGCACAAATGTAA
- a CDS encoding beta-ketoacyl synthase encodes MKHRIVITGVGLTAPNGNNLTEYRQALLEGKSGITHTEIRHMGIQAAGLCDFDESKYQSRKTRKRGTRVGAISIYCANEAVVDAGLDWDNTDKDRVGVYLGITEHGNVETENEIHELYQNDLKTEFWSHHHNPRTVANNPAGEVTLNLNITGPHYTIGAACAAGNIGLIQACQMLQLEEVDVALAGGVSESPQTFGIFAAFAAQGALGQHEDPTKATMPLDKDRNGIVISEGGAVYTLERLDDALKRNAKIYAEVVGYHTNSDATDFVLPNTERQIQCMNKAIERAGLKAENIDIVNLHATGTVMGDIQECEAVSQVFGYSENTYINCTKGFIGHSMGAAGALELAGNLPSFSDNMIHPCKKIENIDPKCDLKNLVNGEKIDKEVNYILNNSFGMLGINSSLILKKYTH; translated from the coding sequence ATGAAACATAGAATCGTCATCACCGGTGTAGGACTAACAGCTCCAAACGGTAATAACCTCACTGAATATAGACAAGCCTTACTAGAAGGAAAGTCTGGAATTACCCATACAGAAATAAGACATATGGGTATTCAAGCTGCAGGTTTATGTGACTTTGATGAGTCTAAGTACCAAAGCCGTAAAACAAGAAAGCGTGGAACTCGTGTGGGTGCGATTTCAATTTACTGTGCTAATGAAGCAGTTGTAGATGCAGGCCTTGACTGGGACAACACTGATAAAGATCGTGTTGGTGTTTATCTTGGTATAACAGAGCATGGAAATGTCGAGACGGAAAATGAAATTCATGAATTATATCAAAATGATTTAAAGACTGAGTTTTGGTCTCATCATCATAATCCAAGAACAGTTGCAAATAACCCGGCCGGAGAAGTAACTTTAAACTTAAATATCACTGGTCCACACTACACAATTGGAGCGGCCTGTGCTGCCGGAAATATTGGACTTATTCAGGCGTGCCAGATGCTTCAACTAGAAGAAGTTGATGTTGCTCTTGCAGGTGGTGTTAGTGAGTCTCCACAAACTTTTGGTATCTTTGCAGCATTTGCTGCTCAAGGAGCACTAGGACAACACGAAGACCCAACAAAGGCAACAATGCCACTGGATAAAGATAGAAATGGAATTGTCATCTCTGAAGGTGGTGCAGTCTACACTCTTGAAAGATTAGATGATGCTCTAAAAAGAAACGCAAAAATCTACGCAGAAGTTGTTGGCTATCACACCAATAGTGACGCTACAGACTTTGTTCTACCAAATACTGAGAGACAGATTCAATGTATGAATAAGGCCATCGAAAGAGCAGGTCTTAAGGCAGAGAATATTGACATAGTAAATCTTCACGCCACTGGAACAGTTATGGGTGATATTCAAGAATGTGAAGCTGTAAGTCAGGTTTTTGGTTACAGCGAGAACACTTATATTAATTGTACAAAAGGTTTTATCGGTCACTCAATGGGAGCAGCAGGTGCCTTAGAGCTTGCAGGAAATCTTCCAAGCTTCAGTGACAATATGATTCACCCTTGCAAGAAAATTGAAAATATTGACCCAAAGTGTGATCTTAAGAACCTAGTTAACGGTGAGAAGATTGATAAAGAAGTTAATTACATTCTAAATAATTCATTTGGAATGCTAGGAATAAATTCAAGCTTAATTTTAAAGAAATATACCCATTAG
- a CDS encoding GbsR/MarR family transcriptional regulator, whose protein sequence is MTQDYKSPVEEELLKELPAFEIFLNQIGFKRVEGSVYGLLVLSPVALTSVEIEKTLNLSQPAVSNALKVLTHYGAVISRDIKKDNVDRRLKVHTVKEDSLSIVSSVFRKREQEIISEFKLVAKKIERISAQSEVKSEVRKKRLSSIITTCEIAESVMSFVVELTQSKLPNDYPQIVKQLPKTFQLLTSGVGPMTNLTEQVKKGLTSKLMGSLEKLSGDISK, encoded by the coding sequence ATGACGCAGGATTATAAATCCCCTGTTGAAGAAGAGCTACTCAAAGAGCTACCAGCTTTTGAGATATTTCTGAATCAAATAGGTTTTAAAAGAGTTGAAGGATCAGTTTACGGTCTTCTCGTTCTCTCTCCAGTAGCGCTAACAAGTGTTGAAATCGAAAAGACTCTTAATCTGTCTCAGCCAGCAGTTTCAAATGCACTGAAAGTACTAACTCATTACGGTGCTGTTATTTCTAGAGATATTAAAAAAGACAATGTGGACAGACGACTAAAAGTTCATACAGTCAAAGAGGATAGCCTATCTATTGTATCTTCTGTTTTTAGAAAAAGAGAGCAAGAGATTATCTCTGAGTTCAAACTTGTTGCTAAGAAAATTGAGAGAATATCGGCCCAATCTGAAGTAAAAAGTGAAGTTAGAAAAAAGAGACTCAGCTCAATTATCACAACTTGTGAAATTGCTGAAAGTGTCATGAGTTTTGTTGTTGAGTTGACTCAAAGTAAACTTCCAAATGACTACCCTCAAATCGTTAAACAATTACCAAAAACTTTTCAACTGCTAACTAGTGGTGTTGGACCAATGACCAACCTGACCGAGCAAGTTAAGAAAGGTTTAACCAGCAAACTAATGGGAAGCTTAGAAAAGCTTTCAGGAGATATATCAAAATGA
- the paaZ gene encoding phenylacetic acid degradation bifunctional protein PaaZ — MKLQNYAMDKWVDGSGDGAQLLDASTSESIYTASSKGLDFGQMLDFARVSGNKNLRNMTFHERARALKALAMHLMEKKEKFYEVSYQTGATKVDSWIDIEGGIGNLFVYSSKGRRELPNEKFLVDGNPEMLSKGGTFLGHHIWTPKRGCAVHINAFNFPVWGMLEKIAVNILAGVPAIVKPATATSYLTEVVFREIIQSGLLPAGSLQLICGSANGILDHVTSQDIVTFTGSASTGKMLKSHENILNRNVPFNMEADSLNATILGPDATPDTEEFQLFIKETAKEITIKSGQKCTAVRRIIVPESLVDDVQKALAKRLESVAIGDPRNKDVRMGPLASIAQKEEVLSKIQELRKTCELITGGDIPKALIQGDPQKGCFVAPTLLYCDKPFENLDVHNIEAFGPVSTIIPYKTAEQAAELSHLGQGSLVSSIVTNDNDFAKEMVLETASSHGRILVLNRDCAKESTGHGSPMPQLVHGGPGRAGGGEEMGGIRGVHHYMQRTAIQGHPTTLTSITNVFQPGSELRESDIHPFRKHFEEIQIGDTLTTHKRTVTETDIVNFANVSWDHFYAHTDDTSLEGTIFERRCAHGYFVISAAAGLFVDPGKGPVLANYGLDELRFIKPVYVGSTIRVELTCKQKIDQEAREGEDPRGVVKWQVNVIDETNETVALATILTLVAKLK; from the coding sequence ATGAAATTACAAAACTATGCAATGGATAAGTGGGTAGATGGATCTGGTGATGGTGCCCAACTTTTAGATGCTTCAACAAGTGAATCTATATATACAGCGAGTTCTAAGGGACTTGATTTTGGACAGATGCTCGACTTTGCGAGAGTGAGTGGAAATAAAAATCTAAGAAATATGACCTTCCATGAAAGAGCAAGGGCCTTAAAAGCGCTTGCAATGCACTTAATGGAAAAGAAGGAAAAATTCTACGAAGTCTCTTATCAAACAGGGGCCACTAAAGTTGATAGTTGGATTGATATTGAAGGTGGTATTGGAAATCTCTTTGTCTACTCCTCTAAAGGTAGAAGGGAACTTCCAAATGAGAAGTTTCTAGTAGATGGAAATCCTGAGATGCTTAGTAAGGGTGGTACTTTCTTAGGTCACCACATTTGGACACCAAAGCGTGGATGTGCTGTTCATATCAATGCATTTAATTTTCCTGTATGGGGAATGCTTGAGAAGATTGCAGTAAATATTCTGGCCGGGGTTCCTGCGATTGTTAAACCGGCAACAGCGACAAGTTATTTAACGGAAGTAGTCTTTAGAGAAATTATTCAAAGTGGTCTACTACCAGCGGGCTCTTTACAACTCATTTGTGGAAGTGCAAATGGAATTTTAGACCATGTGACAAGCCAAGATATTGTAACATTCACAGGTTCTGCCTCGACGGGGAAAATGCTTAAGTCTCATGAGAATATTTTAAATCGAAATGTTCCATTTAATATGGAAGCAGATTCACTAAATGCGACAATACTAGGCCCTGATGCAACTCCAGATACTGAAGAGTTTCAACTATTCATCAAAGAAACGGCCAAAGAGATTACCATAAAATCTGGACAGAAATGTACGGCCGTTAGACGTATTATAGTTCCAGAATCCCTTGTAGATGATGTTCAAAAAGCATTAGCAAAGAGACTAGAAAGCGTCGCTATTGGTGACCCTAGAAATAAAGATGTTCGCATGGGACCACTTGCTTCTATTGCTCAAAAAGAAGAAGTACTTTCTAAAATTCAAGAACTAAGAAAAACTTGTGAGCTAATAACTGGAGGAGATATTCCTAAAGCACTTATTCAAGGTGATCCTCAAAAAGGGTGTTTTGTTGCTCCTACTCTATTGTACTGTGACAAACCTTTTGAGAATTTAGACGTTCATAATATTGAGGCCTTTGGTCCAGTCAGTACAATCATTCCTTATAAAACCGCTGAACAGGCCGCTGAACTTAGCCACTTAGGCCAAGGTTCATTAGTAAGTTCAATCGTCACTAATGATAATGATTTTGCCAAAGAGATGGTCTTAGAGACAGCTTCAAGTCACGGTCGAATACTTGTGCTCAATAGAGATTGCGCTAAAGAATCAACTGGTCATGGCTCGCCAATGCCTCAGCTTGTTCACGGTGGTCCAGGTAGAGCTGGCGGTGGTGAAGAAATGGGCGGAATTCGTGGCGTTCATCACTATATGCAAAGAACTGCAATTCAAGGACACCCTACAACTTTGACATCGATAACAAATGTTTTTCAACCTGGAAGTGAATTAAGAGAGTCTGATATTCATCCATTTAGAAAACACTTTGAAGAGATTCAAATCGGAGATACTCTTACAACTCATAAGAGAACAGTCACCGAAACAGATATAGTAAATTTCGCAAATGTGAGTTGGGACCATTTCTACGCCCACACAGATGACACTTCATTAGAGGGTACGATTTTTGAAAGAAGATGTGCTCATGGCTACTTTGTGATCTCTGCAGCGGCTGGACTCTTTGTCGATCCAGGAAAAGGGCCAGTTCTTGCCAACTATGGACTAGATGAGCTTAGATTCATAAAACCAGTCTATGTAGGCTCTACTATTAGAGTAGAACTTACTTGTAAGCAAAAGATTGATCAGGAAGCTCGCGAAGGAGAAGACCCTCGTGGAGTTGTTAAGTGGCAAGTCAATGTTATTGATGAAACTAATGAGACAGTAGCTCTTGCAACTATTCTTACTTTAGTAGCTAAGCTTAAATAA
- a CDS encoding ABC transporter substrate-binding protein gives MNLTGLTIIIFTLFMSPSVWAQSSLQLKVEHYPPLLDMNSPKQGLVYELAEQAFATQRIETEIIYTSKEDILRSVDDLRCATFSYERDKDNSKDWYYSRAIVLRPYIYLKHIDSDIELHDRSDLRKYSLKFTQKEPLYDITSMEELLDHKLDLFSVPLYSAVHYLKNNFTKSDAKNLEFLFSPSIRSENIYLACHKSHPSCFNLIRKFNKGLETIEQNGHRQRIVKKYLSWQ, from the coding sequence ATGAATTTAACTGGCCTCACTATTATAATTTTCACTTTATTCATGTCCCCTAGTGTTTGGGCCCAGAGTTCACTTCAGCTAAAAGTTGAACACTACCCTCCTTTGTTAGATATGAACTCTCCTAAGCAGGGTCTGGTTTATGAATTGGCCGAACAGGCCTTTGCAACTCAAAGAATTGAAACAGAAATCATCTACACTTCAAAAGAGGATATACTGAGATCAGTCGATGATTTAAGATGTGCGACCTTTTCCTATGAAAGAGATAAAGATAACTCCAAAGACTGGTACTATTCAAGGGCCATCGTTCTACGTCCCTATATCTATTTAAAACATATAGATTCAGATATTGAACTTCATGACAGAAGTGATCTAAGAAAATACTCCCTTAAGTTTACACAAAAAGAGCCTCTTTACGATATCACGAGTATGGAGGAGTTATTAGATCACAAACTCGACCTCTTTTCTGTTCCACTTTATAGTGCCGTACATTATTTAAAGAATAATTTCACAAAATCAGATGCCAAAAACCTAGAGTTTCTCTTCAGCCCAAGTATTAGAAGTGAGAATATCTATCTCGCATGTCATAAATCCCATCCAAGCTGCTTTAACCTCATAAGAAAGTTCAACAAAGGACTTGAAACCATTGAACAAAATGGTCATAGACAAAGAATTGTGAAGAAGTATCTTAGTTGGCAATAA
- a CDS encoding ParB/RepB/Spo0J family partition protein: protein MSDIKVNNKYLRFNTDVDTLVESIENIGLINPLIINSKDQLIAGGRRYSALKKLGREEAPVIKVDEGDLKEELISIDENLVRKNLTDLEFENCLRRGKEIFEKLNPDAFEDIKLEDLKRPSKKKVEEANVDIEAPAEEAVRTFVKDTSDKTGLSERAIKAAILRDRESAHGVKTARLNGELGATGANELIKLPQDVQEEILPYIKEKASNVVREIVKEVQTHGANEAIEKILAKDPLMADFKAIKNTSKRLNRSLIKVLSEQRFAKGTEKDDAINELIILKNSINEILQAYESES from the coding sequence ATGAGCGATATCAAAGTTAATAATAAATATCTTAGATTCAACACTGACGTAGATACTCTTGTTGAGAGTATTGAAAATATCGGTCTCATTAATCCACTTATTATAAATAGCAAAGATCAGTTGATTGCTGGCGGAAGAAGATATTCTGCTCTAAAGAAACTAGGTCGCGAAGAAGCTCCAGTAATTAAAGTCGATGAAGGAGATCTAAAAGAAGAGCTGATTTCTATCGATGAAAACTTAGTAAGAAAGAATCTCACTGATCTTGAGTTTGAAAACTGCTTAAGACGTGGAAAGGAAATTTTTGAAAAGCTTAACCCTGATGCATTTGAAGATATCAAACTAGAAGACTTAAAAAGACCTTCTAAGAAAAAGGTTGAAGAAGCTAATGTAGATATTGAAGCTCCAGCTGAAGAAGCAGTAAGAACATTTGTTAAAGACACTTCAGACAAGACTGGCTTAAGTGAAAGAGCGATAAAAGCAGCAATTCTAAGAGACCGCGAGTCGGCCCATGGAGTAAAAACAGCTAGACTTAATGGTGAGCTCGGAGCTACTGGTGCAAATGAATTGATAAAGCTTCCGCAAGATGTACAGGAAGAGATTCTTCCATATATCAAAGAAAAAGCATCCAATGTAGTTAGAGAAATTGTAAAAGAAGTTCAAACTCATGGTGCCAATGAAGCAATTGAAAAGATTTTAGCTAAAGATCCTCTTATGGCAGATTTTAAGGCCATTAAGAATACCTCAAAGAGACTTAATAGAAGCTTAATAAAAGTTCTTTCTGAACAGAGATTTGCTAAAGGCACTGAAAAAGACGATGCTATAAATGAGTTAATTATCTTAAAAAATAGTATCAACGAAATTCTACAAGCATACGAATCAGAATCTTAA
- a CDS encoding TIGR02147 family protein, whose amino-acid sequence MEEQKKLNIFDYSDYREFLRDFFEMKKRVNPSWSYGLWSSKLGLNSISSITMVINGQRHAGKKIQKSLIDFFKFDAKESYYFEELVKIAKSTKSDPNLTILMLEQNDELKQLREKNTPSIDLFFNWKAHCVKELTQLKDFFPTGAWIENKTGGLIKKEEASELLEALLEKKFLIKEFRDGKEVIVAASSILPTKEVTLSGAHAYHKGLMENSFEAIKTDKDKRSLHATTLSLTKENIPKAKELIREFQIQFSEDIESSPGDEVYQLNIQFFPLTK is encoded by the coding sequence ATGGAAGAACAAAAGAAACTAAATATTTTCGACTACAGTGATTATCGTGAATTTCTACGTGATTTTTTTGAAATGAAAAAGCGTGTAAATCCTTCATGGTCATATGGACTGTGGTCTTCTAAATTGGGTCTAAACTCCATATCGTCAATAACCATGGTTATTAACGGCCAAAGACACGCTGGAAAGAAAATTCAAAAATCACTTATCGACTTTTTTAAGTTCGATGCAAAAGAAAGTTATTACTTTGAAGAGCTCGTAAAAATAGCCAAAAGTACCAAGAGTGATCCCAATTTAACGATCCTGATGCTAGAGCAAAATGATGAACTCAAACAATTAAGAGAAAAGAATACTCCAAGTATAGATCTCTTTTTTAATTGGAAGGCCCATTGTGTAAAAGAGCTAACACAACTAAAAGATTTCTTTCCAACCGGAGCATGGATTGAAAATAAAACTGGTGGACTCATTAAAAAAGAGGAGGCATCTGAATTACTTGAAGCTCTACTTGAAAAGAAATTTCTTATTAAAGAATTTAGAGATGGCAAAGAAGTTATCGTTGCAGCAAGCTCCATCCTACCTACTAAAGAAGTAACACTTAGTGGTGCCCATGCCTATCATAAAGGATTAATGGAAAACTCCTTTGAGGCCATTAAAACTGATAAGGATAAAAGATCACTACACGCTACAACTCTATCACTAACGAAAGAAAATATTCCTAAAGCAAAAGAGTTAATTAGAGAGTTTCAAATCCAATTCTCCGAAGATATTGAATCTTCTCCCGGTGATGAAGTCTATCAGTTAAATATCCAATTCTTTCCTCTTACAAAATAA
- a CDS encoding slipin family protein codes for MNFTAYLPFIVILVILLFNTIKVLNEYERAVVFRLGRFSGVRGPGLIILIPGLEKMRRVDLRTVTMDIPSQDIISKDNVTLKVNGVVYFRVSVPSRSIIAVEDYLSATAQISQTTLRSVIGQFELDEILSNRDTINQKLQTILDDQTEPWGIKVSAVEVKAIDLPIEMQRAMAKQAEAERDKRAKVISASGELEASIKLSEAAEILGKQKHAIILRYLDTMKEISTGSDKTTTFFPLPLEFLTNVMPGKNQQNDQ; via the coding sequence ATGAATTTTACCGCTTACTTGCCCTTTATAGTTATTTTAGTAATTCTACTATTTAATACAATTAAAGTTCTTAATGAATACGAAAGAGCTGTTGTTTTTAGACTTGGTAGATTTTCTGGAGTTAGAGGACCTGGACTAATCATCCTCATTCCTGGACTTGAAAAAATGAGAAGAGTTGATTTAAGAACAGTTACTATGGATATTCCATCTCAGGACATTATCTCAAAAGATAACGTAACATTAAAAGTTAACGGAGTAGTTTACTTTAGAGTAAGTGTTCCATCAAGATCAATTATAGCTGTTGAAGACTACCTTTCTGCAACGGCACAAATATCACAAACAACTCTGCGTTCTGTTATTGGACAATTTGAGCTTGATGAGATTCTCTCTAATAGAGACACAATTAATCAAAAGCTACAAACTATTCTTGATGATCAAACTGAGCCTTGGGGAATAAAGGTTTCTGCAGTTGAAGTAAAAGCAATTGATTTACCTATTGAAATGCAAAGAGCTATGGCAAAACAAGCTGAGGCCGAAAGAGATAAGAGAGCGAAGGTTATTTCAGCATCAGGTGAGCTTGAAGCCTCTATTAAATTATCTGAAGCGGCAGAGATTCTTGGAAAACAAAAGCACGCCATTATACTAAGATACTTAGATACAATGAAAGAAATCTCCACAGGAAGTGATAAGACTACAACATTCTTCCCACTTCCACTTGAATTTCTAACAAATGTAATGCCTGGGAAAAACCAGCAAAATGATCAATAA
- a CDS encoding nucleoside triphosphate pyrophosphohydrolase family protein, with protein MNANEYVKNAIKTESTDFNAMNDRLSNDGLKRLLHAGIGLSTESGEFLDALKKHIFYGKELDRVNLAEEVGDLFWYIAIVADELGLDLEDVMDKNIAKLKARYGEKFSEEKAENRDLETERKILDQHKMN; from the coding sequence ATGAACGCAAATGAATATGTTAAAAACGCAATTAAAACAGAATCCACTGACTTTAATGCAATGAATGATAGATTGAGTAACGATGGATTAAAGAGATTACTACATGCAGGAATTGGACTTTCGACAGAGTCGGGAGAGTTTTTGGATGCTCTTAAGAAACATATTTTTTATGGAAAAGAACTTGATAGAGTGAACCTAGCTGAAGAAGTTGGAGATCTCTTTTGGTATATCGCTATTGTTGCTGATGAACTTGGTTTAGATCTTGAAGACGTGATGGATAAGAATATTGCTAAACTTAAAGCAAGGTATGGAGAAAAGTTTTCTGAAGAAAAAGCGGAAAATAGAGATTTAGAAACTGAAAGAAAGATTCTTGATCAGCATAAAATGAACTAA
- a CDS encoding nodulation protein NfeD, with protein sequence MISSKNSKTYQITLILTMVFLFFCNNSLASNHKINKVLELNIDSAIGAATLNYTKEGFKKADEGKYSLILIRMNTPGGFLSTTKEILSLIGDSNIPVAIWITPEGASATSAGAIIASASHLLYMSSATNIGAATPIQMSGDLDKGDVRNKAVNDLVALVTGFAQTRHRNTVLYADMIDKASSFESSSALKNQLIDGIANSKEELFKQINGREILVKGEPLTLAVESLSFTQYDMDLGQKLLNILGDPNTSYILFLIGAALLYLEFQAAGGFIAGSIGVIFLVFAGIGFQVLPLNFGALALIALSFVLFVLEMYITSYGILSLGGLASLVSGSLFLFRTDNAYISVSREIIYSSAGAITVFMGLVFYMMVRDQKYIGKKVFNPIIGQRATIIQELEKHGEHYTYQVKVHGEVWKLETLSPKEVNEEVIIESITGLTLKA encoded by the coding sequence ATGATTAGTTCAAAAAATAGCAAAACCTATCAGATCACGCTTATCTTAACAATGGTCTTCTTATTTTTTTGCAATAATTCCCTGGCCAGTAACCACAAGATAAATAAAGTCTTAGAACTAAATATTGACTCTGCCATTGGAGCGGCAACCCTTAATTATACCAAAGAAGGTTTTAAAAAGGCCGATGAAGGAAAGTACTCTCTCATACTCATTCGCATGAATACTCCCGGAGGGTTTCTTTCAACGACTAAAGAAATTTTATCATTGATTGGTGATAGTAATATTCCTGTCGCGATATGGATCACACCTGAAGGAGCCAGTGCAACCAGTGCAGGCGCAATTATAGCTTCGGCCTCTCACCTTCTCTATATGAGTTCTGCAACGAATATTGGCGCGGCCACACCTATTCAAATGAGTGGTGATTTGGATAAAGGAGATGTGAGAAATAAAGCTGTAAATGACCTAGTTGCATTAGTTACTGGCTTTGCACAAACGAGACATAGAAATACTGTCCTCTATGCAGATATGATTGATAAGGCGTCAAGCTTCGAATCGAGCTCTGCTCTAAAGAATCAATTAATTGACGGTATCGCAAACTCTAAAGAAGAGCTCTTTAAACAAATTAATGGCAGAGAAATTTTGGTTAAAGGTGAACCATTAACACTTGCTGTGGAATCTTTAAGCTTCACTCAATATGATATGGACCTTGGCCAAAAACTTCTTAATATTTTAGGCGATCCAAATACTTCATATATTCTCTTTCTCATTGGAGCAGCTCTACTTTATTTAGAATTTCAAGCGGCAGGTGGTTTTATTGCGGGCTCTATTGGTGTTATTTTTCTTGTCTTTGCCGGTATAGGGTTTCAAGTACTACCGCTTAACTTTGGGGCCCTCGCCCTTATTGCATTAAGTTTCGTTCTCTTTGTTTTAGAGATGTATATAACCAGTTATGGAATACTGTCCTTAGGCGGACTTGCAAGTCTTGTCTCAGGATCACTGTTTCTCTTTAGAACTGATAATGCCTATATTTCCGTTAGTAGAGAAATAATCTACTCCAGTGCTGGTGCCATAACAGTATTTATGGGATTAGTTTTCTATATGATGGTGCGAGATCAAAAGTACATTGGTAAGAAAGTTTTCAATCCAATTATTGGTCAAAGGGCGACAATCATCCAAGAGCTAGAGAAGCATGGAGAGCACTATACATACCAAGTAAAAGTACACGGAGAAGTGTGGAAGCTAGAAACACTTAGTCCAAAAGAAGTTAATGAAGAAGTAATTATCGAGTCAATAACAGGACTAACTTTAAAGGCGTAG